From Brevibacillus marinus, a single genomic window includes:
- a CDS encoding PstS family phosphate ABC transporter substrate-binding protein, producing the protein MKKLGSLLMALTLAGSVLAGCGQSADQSTGASNNQNGSAAEAPAAEQAEELSGEVLIAGSSTVYPITVVAAEKFMEKHPGVNVSVASTGTGGGFKKWVVGETDINNASSRIKDSVIEEAKQNGIEPLELTVAYDALTVVVNKENDFVDQLTIEELKKIWEPNSQVKLWSDVRAGWPAEEIKLYGPGTDSGTFEYFTEVVVGEAKASRTDYTPSEDDNVLVQGVAGDKYSLGYFGYAYYAENSDKLRAVPIVNPETGEAVMPSDETIENGKYAPLGRELWIYPSKKALERPEVAAFVKFYMDNVAEFAKEGGYTPLPEEKYEVEKKELEEALK; encoded by the coding sequence ATGAAAAAACTGGGTAGTCTGTTGATGGCCTTGACGCTGGCCGGAAGCGTGCTTGCCGGCTGTGGTCAATCGGCTGACCAAAGTACAGGAGCAAGCAATAACCAAAACGGCAGTGCGGCGGAAGCTCCCGCTGCGGAACAAGCGGAGGAGCTGAGCGGAGAAGTCCTGATTGCCGGTTCTTCCACTGTATACCCGATCACGGTCGTCGCTGCCGAAAAATTCATGGAAAAACATCCGGGTGTAAACGTGTCGGTCGCTTCTACGGGTACGGGCGGCGGCTTTAAGAAATGGGTCGTCGGGGAAACGGATATCAATAACGCCTCTTCCCGCATCAAAGATTCGGTGATTGAAGAAGCGAAACAAAACGGCATTGAACCGCTCGAACTGACGGTTGCCTACGACGCGTTGACGGTGGTCGTCAACAAGGAGAACGACTTCGTCGATCAACTCACGATTGAGGAATTGAAAAAAATCTGGGAGCCCAACTCGCAGGTCAAACTCTGGTCTGATGTCCGCGCAGGATGGCCGGCGGAGGAAATCAAGCTGTACGGTCCGGGAACCGACTCCGGTACGTTTGAGTACTTCACGGAGGTCGTTGTCGGCGAAGCCAAAGCTTCGCGTACCGATTATACCCCGTCGGAAGATGACAACGTGCTGGTGCAAGGGGTGGCCGGTGACAAGTACTCCCTCGGATACTTCGGCTACGCCTACTACGCCGAGAACAGCGACAAACTGAGAGCCGTGCCGATCGTCAATCCGGAAACCGGAGAAGCGGTGATGCCTTCCGACGAAACGATCGAAAACGGCAAATACGCCCCGCTGGGCCGCGAACTCTGGATCTATCCGTCGAAGAAAGCGCTGGAACGCCCGGAAGTGGCCGCGTTCGTCAAATTCTACATGGACAACGTGGCGGAGTTTGCCAAAGAAGGCGGCTACACGCCACTGCCGGAAGAAAAATACGAGGTAGAAAAAAAAGAACTGGAAGAAGCGCTGAAATAA